In Mycobacteriales bacterium, the following proteins share a genomic window:
- a CDS encoding ATPase, T2SS/T4P/T4SS family, with product MSPVPAVSAEPVAAAPAVVPRDRLRIGEVLVAQGVLTEEQLGQVLRLQSDTPPGTPRKRLGQVVIDAGLSTEKQVAEALAGALGLELVDLGRVLVVPEHVRLLPRAVAERSAILVLEKTGTRVSVAASDPTNVVALDDVKLYTGATELSVVVATDSQVRDHLARAWSLSEDAAGVSTLFEGMSEDAETEAEVAAQAVEAAPIVRLVDVLLADAVRARASDVHVEPQATDLRIRYRVDGLLRDVMTVPRNARAAVVSRIKIVSGLDIAEKRRPQDGRAKLTVDGLTVEARVSTLPTLHGEKVVIRLLPRAENVPLLTKTGLTPSQQETVGHALVQAQGLVLITGPTGSGKTNTLYAAIQQVSTPDRNIVTLEDPVEVQVAGITQVQVHERSGLTFARGLRSILRQDPDIVLVGEVRDQETAELALQASLTGHLVLTTLHTNDAVSAITRLVDMGVEPFLVASSLSLVIAQRLVRRPCASCVADYVPAPRTLTLLGLSDEDLVGSTPRRGKGCSECGGTGYRGRIGIFEVLPVTAGLRKVLLSSPTEAAIGAAAREHGMTTLRAAALAAAHRGETTYEEVLRATHVDTVSGPRCPACSRALADDMLCCPWDGTTVSRGHCVSCDRALDAEWTTCPYCRTAVIDVDKRVPVPAPVEATLPRLLVVDDDPSVCAFVEAALAGSAEVVSVFDADTALSRVGSEHFDAVLVDNGLPDLSGVEFIRLLRGDPKTLNLPLVLFTGTDSPEVEQAARRAGADDYLAKPVEPLLLEERVLGLVRRETRSLPTAAG from the coding sequence GTGAGCCCTGTCCCCGCAGTGAGTGCTGAGCCGGTCGCGGCTGCCCCGGCCGTCGTGCCGCGCGACCGCCTGCGCATCGGTGAGGTCCTCGTCGCCCAGGGCGTGCTCACCGAGGAGCAGCTCGGGCAGGTCCTGCGGTTGCAGAGCGACACACCGCCCGGCACCCCGCGCAAGCGGCTCGGTCAGGTCGTCATCGACGCCGGGCTGTCGACCGAGAAGCAGGTCGCGGAGGCGCTCGCGGGCGCGCTCGGTCTCGAGCTGGTCGACCTCGGTCGGGTCCTCGTCGTCCCCGAGCACGTCCGGCTGCTGCCCCGTGCCGTCGCTGAGCGCAGCGCGATCCTCGTCCTCGAGAAGACCGGCACCCGGGTCAGCGTCGCGGCGTCGGACCCCACCAACGTCGTCGCCCTCGACGACGTCAAGCTCTACACCGGGGCCACCGAGCTGTCGGTCGTCGTCGCCACCGACAGCCAGGTCCGCGACCACCTCGCCCGCGCCTGGTCGCTGTCGGAGGACGCCGCAGGCGTGAGCACGCTGTTCGAGGGCATGAGCGAGGACGCCGAGACCGAGGCGGAGGTCGCGGCCCAGGCCGTCGAGGCCGCTCCCATCGTCCGCCTCGTGGACGTGTTGCTCGCCGACGCCGTGCGGGCGCGTGCCAGCGACGTGCACGTCGAGCCGCAAGCCACGGACCTGCGGATCCGCTATCGCGTCGACGGCCTCCTGCGCGACGTCATGACGGTGCCGCGCAACGCGCGCGCCGCCGTCGTCAGCCGCATCAAGATCGTGTCCGGGCTCGACATCGCCGAGAAGCGACGCCCGCAGGACGGCCGCGCCAAGCTCACCGTCGACGGGCTCACCGTCGAGGCGCGCGTCTCGACGCTGCCGACCCTGCACGGCGAGAAGGTCGTCATCCGGCTGCTGCCCCGTGCCGAGAACGTCCCCCTGCTGACCAAGACCGGCCTCACCCCGTCGCAGCAGGAGACCGTCGGCCACGCACTGGTCCAGGCGCAGGGGCTGGTGCTCATCACCGGCCCGACCGGGTCGGGCAAGACCAACACGCTCTACGCCGCGATCCAGCAGGTGTCGACGCCGGACCGCAACATCGTCACCCTCGAGGACCCCGTCGAGGTGCAGGTCGCCGGCATCACCCAGGTGCAGGTGCACGAGCGGTCCGGCCTGACCTTCGCCCGCGGCCTGCGCTCGATCCTGCGGCAGGACCCCGACATCGTGCTCGTCGGAGAGGTCCGCGACCAGGAGACTGCCGAGCTCGCCCTGCAGGCGTCGCTCACCGGCCACCTCGTCCTCACGACCCTGCACACCAACGACGCGGTCAGCGCCATCACCCGCCTGGTCGACATGGGTGTCGAGCCCTTCCTCGTCGCCTCGTCGCTGTCGCTGGTCATCGCGCAGCGGCTCGTGCGGCGCCCCTGCGCGTCCTGCGTCGCCGACTACGTCCCGGCACCGCGCACGCTCACCCTGCTGGGTCTGAGCGACGAGGACCTCGTGGGCTCCACTCCCCGGCGCGGCAAGGGCTGCTCGGAGTGCGGCGGCACCGGCTACCGCGGCCGCATCGGCATCTTCGAGGTGCTCCCGGTCACGGCCGGGCTGCGCAAGGTGCTGCTGTCGTCCCCGACGGAGGCCGCGATCGGCGCTGCCGCGCGCGAGCACGGCATGACGACGCTGCGAGCGGCCGCTCTGGCCGCCGCCCACCGGGGGGAGACGACCTACGAGGAGGTCCTGCGCGCGACCCACGTCGACACGGTCTCCGGGCCGCGCTGCCCCGCCTGCTCGCGGGCCCTTGCCGACGACATGCTCTGCTGCCCGTGGGACGGCACCACCGTGTCGCGCGGGCACTGCGTCAGCTGCGACCGGGCGCTCGACGCCGAGTGGACGACCTGCCCCTACTGCCGCACTGCCGTCATCGACGTGGACAAGCGCGTCCCCGTGCCCGCTCCGGTGGAGGCCACCCTGCCACGCCTGCTCGTCGTCGACGACGACCCGAGCGTCTGCGCCTTCGTCGAGGCCGCCCTCGCCGGCTCGGCCGAGGTCGTGTCGGTCTTCGACGCCGACACGGCGCTGTCCCGGGTCGGCTCGGAGCACTTCGACGCGGTCCTCGTCGACAACGGCCTGCCCGACCTGTCCGGCGTCGAGTTCATCCGGCTGCTGCGGGGCGACCCCAAGACCCTCAACCTGCCTCTGGTGCTCTTCACGGGCACCGACTCCCCCGAGGTCGAGCAGGCCGCCCGCCGCGCCGGGGCCGACGACTACCTCGCCAAGCCGGTCGAGCCGCTGCTGCTCGAGGAGCGGGTTCTCGGGCTGGTACGACGCGAGACGCGCTCGCTGCCGACCGCTGCCGGCTGA
- a CDS encoding DUF1003 domain-containing protein, whose product MAERRSRLDTPADPRRQLRPSYDPEALGRFSERIARFLGTGRFLVYLTLTVVIWLAYNNFAPADLQFDPRVKNFTLLTLLLSLQASYAAPLILLAQNRQADRDRISLDEDRNQNARLMAEVEYLTREIASLRQALGEVTTRDYLREQLREVTTQVEAAVAGPDYESPSRAEREEREERARRKKRKRQRDEAARQEPASLGEPFAGESEHG is encoded by the coding sequence GTGGCTGAGCGGCGGTCGCGCCTCGACACGCCTGCCGACCCGCGCCGCCAGCTCCGCCCGAGCTACGACCCGGAGGCGCTGGGGCGCTTCAGCGAGCGGATCGCGCGCTTCCTCGGCACCGGCCGCTTCCTCGTCTACCTCACCCTGACCGTCGTCATCTGGCTGGCCTACAACAACTTTGCGCCCGCCGACCTGCAGTTCGACCCGCGGGTCAAGAACTTCACCCTCCTCACGCTGCTGCTGAGCCTGCAGGCGTCGTACGCCGCTCCGCTGATCCTGCTCGCCCAGAACAGGCAGGCCGACCGGGACCGCATCAGCCTCGACGAGGACCGCAACCAGAACGCGCGCCTCATGGCGGAGGTGGAGTACCTCACCCGCGAGATCGCCTCGCTGCGCCAGGCGCTCGGTGAGGTCACCACGCGCGACTACCTGCGCGAGCAGCTGCGCGAGGTCACGACCCAGGTCGAGGCCGCCGTCGCCGGACCCGACTACGAGAGCCCGAGCCGGGCCGAGCGGGAGGAGCGCGAGGAGCGGGCGCGCCGCAAGAAGCGCAAGCGCCAGCGCGACGAGGCGGCCCGGCAGGAGCCGGCCAGCCTGGGCGAGCCCTTCGCCGGGGAGAGCGAGCATGGCTGA